In the Aneurinibacillus soli genome, one interval contains:
- a CDS encoding winged helix-turn-helix transcriptional regulator, with protein MSSQNTGINIFMNTVGGKWKCLILFFLSQKSMRTKEFYELIPSITQKVLTDQLKQLERDGLVRREVFKEVPPKVEYSLTELGKSFVPVLNTMCAWGNNYAVVRGIDREEQICCNHK; from the coding sequence ATGAGCAGTCAAAACACTGGAATCAATATTTTCATGAATACTGTAGGTGGAAAATGGAAATGTTTAATTCTCTTTTTCTTGAGCCAAAAATCAATGAGAACGAAGGAATTTTATGAACTAATACCGAGCATTACTCAAAAAGTCTTAACAGATCAATTAAAGCAGCTGGAAAGGGATGGGCTTGTCCGAAGAGAAGTATTTAAGGAAGTACCGCCAAAAGTAGAATACAGCTTAACGGAGTTAGGTAAATCGTTTGTCCCAGTATTAAACACAATGTGTGCATGGGGTAATAATTATGCGGTTGTAAGAGGCATAGATAGAGAAGAGCAAATCTGTTGTAATCATAAATAA
- a CDS encoding response regulator transcription factor, with the protein MLRAIIVDDEELSVKRLKRILSESGQIELCHAFLNPLEAYEFVKENPIHIAFLDISMPEINGMRLSSLLLDLDASIDVVFVTAYDDYAVQAFDMSALDYLMKPVTVQRMSKMLDKIRKRYRRGEIEPSMEVLRRDQEILTEQETRIVRMIARGLSNKEIAYHLNIASETVKYHIKNVYRKLEVNNRVKALQRAKDLNILV; encoded by the coding sequence ATGCTACGAGCGATTATCGTGGATGATGAAGAATTATCGGTGAAACGTTTGAAGAGGATACTATCCGAGAGCGGCCAGATCGAACTATGCCATGCGTTTCTGAACCCGTTGGAAGCGTATGAATTTGTGAAGGAGAATCCGATACATATCGCATTTCTGGATATTTCCATGCCGGAAATTAACGGTATGAGGCTTTCTAGTCTGTTGCTTGATCTCGATGCTTCCATAGATGTGGTCTTTGTAACCGCATATGACGATTATGCGGTTCAAGCCTTCGATATGAGCGCGCTGGATTATCTTATGAAGCCTGTAACCGTCCAGCGAATGTCAAAAATGTTGGACAAGATCAGAAAAAGATATCGGAGAGGGGAAATCGAGCCTTCCATGGAGGTTCTCCGACGGGATCAAGAAATACTGACAGAGCAGGAAACGAGGATTGTACGGATGATCGCGAGGGGATTGTCGAACAAGGAAATCGCCTATCACCTGAACATCGCGAGTGAAACTGTAAAATATCATATTAAAAATGTATACAGAAAGCTTGAAGTAAACAATCGGGTGAAAGCACTGCAGCGTGCCAAAGATTTAAATATACTAGTATGA
- a CDS encoding helix-turn-helix domain-containing protein, with translation MQKKVVKEFTEGSASFSSILEEARCGNNESLIYILNFFDDYIHELTKFIKAPKEEVVQEIQVRFIEEIRKNGYKK, from the coding sequence ATGCAAAAAAAAGTGGTTAAAGAGTTTACAGAAGGATCTGCTTCCTTTTCTTCAATACTAGAAGAAGCAAGGTGTGGGAATAATGAATCGCTTATATACATACTAAATTTTTTTGATGATTATATTCACGAGTTAACTAAGTTTATTAAGGCCCCCAAGGAAGAAGTTGTTCAAGAAATTCAAGTAAGGTTTATTGAAGAAATAAGAAAAAATGGTTATAAAAAGTAG
- a CDS encoding nitroreductase family protein: MAIPHYCALFSRVLLSIIIDGAANKTFGVNTMSVREILEKRRSVRHYDSNYKVSSEMLASLIESASKSPNGNNIQATRYLIIDDPHLRDLLLPIAFNQQQVTEASALIVVLGDYQAFEKENIINIHEEGFQKGFFDASLRDYLASAAINYYANKSKEDLTIELTRDASLASMSLLLLANEAGLETITMSGYDSEQLKSTLHISERYLDVMLIAIGKGIKDGHKTVRHDVNKVIYKNKIQ, encoded by the coding sequence GTGGCTATACCACATTATTGTGCGTTATTTTCTCGTGTATTATTGTCCATTATAATCGACGGTGCAGCAAATAAAACATTTGGAGTGAATACAATGAGTGTAAGAGAAATTTTAGAAAAAAGACGTTCAGTTAGGCATTACGACTCAAATTATAAAGTCAGTTCAGAAATGTTGGCTTCATTGATTGAAAGTGCAAGTAAGTCACCTAACGGAAATAATATACAAGCAACCCGGTACCTAATCATCGACGATCCACATCTACGGGATTTATTATTACCGATAGCTTTTAACCAGCAGCAAGTAACAGAAGCGTCCGCATTAATTGTTGTACTGGGGGATTATCAAGCTTTTGAGAAGGAAAATATCATAAATATACATGAAGAGGGGTTTCAAAAAGGTTTTTTTGATGCGTCACTGAGAGATTATCTGGCGAGTGCTGCCATAAATTATTACGCGAATAAATCAAAAGAGGATTTAACAATTGAATTAACAAGAGATGCAAGCCTAGCGTCCATGTCATTACTTTTATTGGCAAACGAAGCGGGTCTTGAGACCATCACAATGTCAGGGTATGATTCGGAACAGCTAAAGTCGACATTGCATATTTCTGAGAGGTACTTGGACGTTATGCTTATAGCGATTGGGAAAGGTATTAAAGATGGTCACAAAACGGTAAGGCACGATGTCAATAAAGTGATTTATAAAAATAAAATACAGTAA
- a CDS encoding APC family permease — protein MKIKHFLFGRPLSTEALQEERMPKWMALPILSSDALSSVAYGTESILIALVAYGTAARWFSLPVSLVILILLFTLIISYRQVINGYPKGGGAYAVAKENFNPLMALIACAALLVDYTLTVAVSATAGVAAITSAFPNLIPWNVELSVLGVLIVAFINMRGVREAGTVFAFPTYFFIFNIFALLLAGLYQVVVHGIPSTSIPMPAHIPQGVTLYVLLRAFSSGCSALTGVEAISNATPVFRDPTVKNAKTTLLYLGILLFVMFMGITILANLYGVAPSPTGNPTVLSQIASNLFGYSWMYYSTQISTALVLFLATNTAFAGFPLLAAIVAQDGYMPRQFSTRGDRLSLNVGIMVLSLMSILLIIGFDAVTDSLVPLYAIGVFLSFTIAQLGMVKKWRMEKPSGWKSKVFINGLGAIMSFSVVIISLVEKFSAGAWTIAIIIPILVWMMFSIKRHYVSVANQLKMDIDHPLHLKSTLMIVPVGGINQVVRNSIEYALESSPPEQIIAFHVSIDKDEDEKFRGKWQTWNPGIRLETFYSRYRSIKNPLLRFIDQVQRRVDGKYEITVVLPIFITKKTWHRMLHNQAAYFIERALLNREDIIIVKVPFHLKS, from the coding sequence ATGAAAATCAAACATTTTTTATTCGGCCGCCCGCTGTCAACAGAAGCGTTGCAGGAAGAGCGAATGCCGAAATGGATGGCTTTGCCGATCCTTTCATCCGATGCTTTATCCTCGGTAGCGTACGGGACAGAATCGATTTTAATTGCGCTTGTTGCTTATGGAACAGCTGCCAGGTGGTTTAGTCTTCCTGTTTCACTGGTCATTTTGATTCTCCTCTTTACCCTGATTATTTCGTATCGTCAGGTGATTAATGGATATCCAAAAGGAGGCGGGGCGTATGCGGTAGCGAAAGAAAACTTTAATCCGCTGATGGCGCTGATTGCCTGCGCTGCGCTGCTCGTCGACTATACGTTAACAGTAGCTGTATCCGCTACAGCGGGAGTGGCTGCCATTACATCCGCCTTTCCGAATCTAATACCGTGGAATGTTGAGCTTTCTGTGCTAGGCGTTCTGATTGTCGCTTTTATTAATATGAGAGGGGTTCGAGAAGCTGGTACAGTTTTTGCCTTTCCGACATACTTTTTTATTTTTAATATTTTTGCCTTGTTACTTGCTGGCCTGTATCAGGTTGTCGTGCATGGCATTCCTTCCACCTCCATTCCGATGCCGGCGCACATTCCACAGGGAGTTACCCTCTATGTTCTGCTGCGCGCTTTTTCATCGGGTTGTTCGGCTTTGACAGGTGTAGAGGCGATCTCCAACGCCACTCCAGTCTTTCGAGACCCAACGGTGAAGAATGCGAAAACCACGCTCTTATACTTGGGGATTTTGTTGTTTGTCATGTTTATGGGTATTACAATTCTGGCCAATTTATATGGAGTTGCACCAAGTCCAACTGGGAATCCAACCGTTCTTTCTCAGATTGCCTCCAACCTGTTTGGGTATTCCTGGATGTATTATTCGACACAAATTTCGACAGCGCTTGTCCTGTTTCTGGCTACCAATACAGCCTTTGCGGGCTTTCCACTTCTGGCTGCCATCGTGGCACAGGACGGCTATATGCCCCGACAGTTTTCCACACGGGGTGACAGACTTTCACTTAATGTCGGCATTATGGTTCTGTCACTCATGTCGATTCTGTTAATCATTGGATTTGATGCTGTGACCGATAGTCTGGTTCCGTTGTATGCCATCGGCGTATTTCTTTCGTTTACGATCGCGCAACTAGGTATGGTTAAGAAGTGGAGGATGGAAAAGCCTTCAGGGTGGAAATCGAAGGTATTTATCAATGGTTTGGGCGCGATTATGTCCTTTTCAGTTGTAATTATTTCTCTTGTGGAGAAATTTTCCGCAGGTGCCTGGACGATCGCCATTATTATTCCGATTCTTGTATGGATGATGTTTAGCATTAAAAGGCATTACGTAAGCGTTGCTAACCAGTTAAAGATGGATATCGATCACCCGCTACATCTAAAGAGTACGCTGATGATCGTTCCGGTAGGTGGAATCAATCAAGTCGTGCGCAATTCGATCGAATATGCCTTAGAATCCAGCCCGCCCGAGCAGATTATCGCGTTTCATGTGTCCATTGATAAAGATGAAGATGAGAAGTTCAGGGGAAAATGGCAAACGTGGAATCCTGGGATTCGCCTGGAAACTTTTTATTCACGTTATCGAAGCATCAAAAATCCATTGCTTCGCTTTATTGACCAGGTTCAACGGCGTGTCGATGGGAAATATGAAATCACCGTTGTTCTCCCAATCTTTATTACTAAAAAAACATGGCACCGGATGCTTCATAACCAGGCCGCTTACTTTATTGAACGCGCGTTGTTGAATCGGGAGGATATCATAATCGTTAAAGTGCCATTCCATTTAAAATCCTAA
- a CDS encoding 6-bladed beta-propeller yields the protein MSIRYTKELYWLLVVVLLTGAISVNFSTKAYAAIRSDGIHEVPTSGGFKLPAIGGEFNSPKGIAVDSSGNVYVVDTNNNRIQKFDSSGTYVTQWGSDGSGDGQFSYPQGIAVDSSGNVYVVDSNNKRIEKFDSSGTYITKWGSYGSGDGQFSYPQGIAVDSSGNVYVADTNNNRIEKFDSSGTYVTKWGSYGSGDGQFQYPQGVAVDSSGNVYVLDSSNNRIQKFDSSGTYVTKWGSYGSGDGQFRYPQVIAVDSSGNVYVEDYNNRIQKFDSSGTYVTQWGSDGSGDGQFSYPQGIAVDSSGNVYVADTNNNRIEKFDSSGTYVTKWGSYGSSFIDPSFSATDSSGNVYVADTRNNRIEKFDSSGTYVTKWGSYGSGDGQFQNPQGIAVDSSGNVYVVDSDNNRIEKFDSSGTYVTKWGSNGSGDGQFQYPQGIAVDSSGNVYVADCNNNRIEKFDSNGTYVTKWGSNGSGDGQFQYPQGIAVDSSENVYVADSDNDRIQKFDSNGAYLTQWGSNGSGDGQFQYPQGIAVDSSENVYVADSDNDRIQKFDSNGAYLTQWGSSNPGDVQFVYPYGVTVDSSGNMYVLDENYDTEDDQIRKFSPNNNAPVTGLTLSAGTLSPSFTSNITSYTASVATSVDTVTVTPMLGDPTATVNVSVASGTVTSTVNNNVTSYSVPLNVGANPIQIVVTALDGTSKTYTVTVTRGEPAASSNADLSGLTLSSGTLSPVFASGTTTYTSSVANGVSSLIATANVYDSNATMTVNGAAVASGQASGAINLSVGSNPITIVVTAQNGTSKTYTVTVTRAQAPSSGGGGGGGGSITPPTPSNDKVTSTDGKLTLPIGKTGKVSLGDAVTITIPADAAGKELKLTIEKLSDTQKLLTKKDVLASPIYEILKNFSENFSKPVTLTLSFDPASLKSNQKASVFYYDEAKKSWIEVGGKVNGNHVTVEVNHFTKYAVFAVGQAADMPITDHPTDTKTEVNFSDISRHWAEANIKQAVSSGIVSGYPDGTFKPNSTVTRAEFAVMLMNTLKPQGEGAALTFTDTAKISVWAQKAVAQAVHAGIINGYEDGTFRPDAEITRPEMAAMIANALGQSIKEDTATGFADDKDIPAWAKGAVAAMKKLGIIEGKGTNEFAPGDKTTRAEAVTVLLKMLAHKSK from the coding sequence ATGTCAATAAGGTATACAAAAGAATTATATTGGTTATTGGTTGTGGTTTTATTGACGGGTGCCATTTCCGTTAATTTCTCAACAAAAGCTTATGCAGCCATACGATCAGACGGTATTCATGAAGTCCCTACAAGCGGGGGATTTAAATTGCCTGCAATTGGGGGGGAATTCAATAGTCCTAAAGGAATAGCAGTAGACAGTAGCGGAAACGTGTATGTGGTGGATACTAACAACAACCGTATACAGAAGTTTGATTCCAGTGGTACGTACGTAACGCAATGGGGGAGTGATGGCAGCGGTGACGGGCAGTTCAGTTATCCTCAAGGAATAGCAGTAGACAGTAGCGGAAACGTGTATGTGGTGGATTCTAACAACAAGCGTATAGAGAAGTTTGATTCCAGCGGTACGTACATAACGAAATGGGGGAGTTATGGCAGCGGTGACGGGCAGTTCAGTTATCCTCAAGGAATAGCAGTAGACAGTAGCGGAAACGTGTATGTGGCGGATACTAACAACAACCGTATAGAGAAGTTTGATTCCAGCGGTACGTACGTCACGAAATGGGGGAGTTATGGCAGCGGTGACGGGCAGTTCCAATATCCTCAAGGAGTAGCAGTAGACAGTAGCGGAAACGTGTATGTGTTGGATTCTAGCAACAACCGTATACAGAAGTTTGATTCCAGCGGTACGTACGTCACGAAATGGGGGAGTTATGGCAGCGGTGACGGGCAGTTCCGTTATCCTCAAGTAATAGCAGTGGACAGTAGCGGAAACGTGTATGTGGAGGACTATAACAACCGTATACAGAAGTTTGATTCCAGCGGTACGTACGTCACGCAATGGGGGAGTGATGGCAGCGGTGACGGGCAGTTCAGTTATCCTCAAGGAATAGCAGTAGACAGTAGCGGAAACGTGTATGTGGCGGATACTAACAACAACCGTATAGAGAAGTTTGATTCCAGCGGTACGTACGTCACGAAATGGGGGAGTTATGGCAGTAGCTTCATCGATCCAAGTTTTAGTGCAACAGATAGCAGCGGAAACGTGTATGTGGCGGATACTAGAAACAACCGTATAGAGAAGTTTGATTCCAGCGGTACGTACGTCACGAAATGGGGGAGTTATGGCAGCGGTGACGGGCAGTTCCAAAATCCTCAAGGAATAGCAGTAGACAGTAGCGGAAACGTGTATGTAGTGGATAGTGACAACAACCGTATAGAGAAGTTTGATTCCAGCGGTACGTACGTCACGAAATGGGGGAGTAATGGCAGCGGTGATGGACAGTTCCAATATCCTCAAGGAATAGCAGTAGACAGTAGCGGAAACGTGTATGTGGCGGATTGTAACAACAATCGTATAGAGAAGTTTGATTCCAACGGTACGTACGTCACGAAATGGGGGAGTAATGGCAGCGGTGATGGGCAGTTCCAATATCCTCAAGGAATAGCAGTAGACAGTAGCGAAAACGTGTACGTGGCGGATAGTGACAACGACCGTATACAGAAGTTTGATTCCAACGGTGCTTACCTTACGCAGTGGGGGAGTAATGGCAGCGGTGATGGGCAGTTCCAATATCCTCAAGGAATAGCAGTAGACAGTAGCGAAAACGTGTACGTGGCGGATAGTGACAACGACCGTATACAGAAGTTTGATTCCAACGGTGCTTACCTTACGCAGTGGGGGAGCAGTAATCCAGGGGATGTTCAGTTCGTATATCCTTACGGAGTTACGGTGGACAGTAGTGGGAATATGTATGTACTGGATGAGAATTACGATACAGAAGATGACCAAATCAGGAAATTTAGTCCAAACAATAACGCTCCTGTAACTGGATTAACACTCTCGGCTGGAACGCTCAGCCCGTCGTTTACATCTAACATAACCTCCTACACGGCATCTGTCGCTACTAGTGTTGATACAGTGACGGTCACGCCGATGCTGGGAGATCCGACGGCGACAGTGAATGTATCTGTTGCATCTGGTACGGTTACAAGCACTGTAAACAACAACGTGACTTCGTACAGCGTACCTTTGAATGTGGGAGCGAATCCGATTCAGATTGTGGTGACCGCGCTGGATGGCACATCGAAGACATATACGGTGACTGTGACACGCGGCGAACCAGCGGCAAGCAGCAACGCCGACTTGAGCGGACTGACGCTGTCGAGCGGTACGCTAAGTCCCGTCTTCGCATCGGGGACGACGACCTACACTTCCAGTGTGGCTAATGGTGTATCCAGTCTTATTGCAACGGCGAATGTATATGATAGCAACGCTACGATGACAGTGAACGGAGCAGCGGTTGCAAGCGGGCAGGCAAGCGGCGCGATCAACCTGAGCGTGGGCAGTAACCCAATCACTATCGTAGTGACGGCGCAGAACGGCACATCGAAGACATATACGGTGACTGTGACACGCGCACAGGCTCCATCCAGCGGTGGCGGTGGTGGCGGTGGCGGTTCAATAACACCACCGACCCCAAGCAACGACAAAGTTACCTCAACAGATGGTAAACTAACGCTTCCCATAGGTAAAACAGGCAAGGTTAGCTTAGGAGATGCGGTCACGATCACTATTCCTGCCGATGCGGCAGGCAAAGAATTGAAATTAACGATAGAGAAATTGTCGGATACGCAAAAGCTTCTAACGAAAAAAGACGTTCTAGCCAGTCCGATCTATGAGATTTTGAAAAACTTCTCGGAGAACTTCAGTAAACCGGTAACGTTGACCTTATCATTCGATCCGGCAAGCTTGAAGAGCAACCAAAAGGCATCTGTATTCTATTATGACGAAGCGAAGAAGTCATGGATAGAAGTCGGCGGCAAGGTAAACGGCAATCACGTCACCGTAGAGGTCAATCACTTTACGAAATATGCGGTATTCGCTGTAGGTCAAGCAGCGGATATGCCAATAACGGATCACCCGACAGACACGAAAACGGAAGTTAACTTTAGCGATATCTCCAGACACTGGGCGGAGGCCAACATCAAGCAAGCGGTAAGCAGCGGAATCGTCAGCGGTTATCCGGACGGCACGTTTAAGCCGAATTCTACTGTGACTCGCGCGGAATTTGCGGTCATGCTGATGAATACGTTGAAGCCGCAAGGAGAAGGAGCGGCGCTGACTTTCACCGATACAGCGAAGATCAGCGTTTGGGCACAGAAAGCAGTCGCGCAAGCGGTGCATGCAGGCATTATTAATGGCTATGAGGACGGCACCTTCCGTCCGGATGCCGAGATTACACGTCCGGAGATGGCAGCGATGATCGCAAACGCTTTGGGTCAGTCTATCAAAGAGGATACTGCAACGGGCTTCGCGGACGACAAGGACATTCCGGCATGGGCGAAAGGCGCAGTAGCAGCGATGAAGAAACTTGGCATTATAGAAGGTAAAGGCACGAACGAATTTGCTCCTGGTGATAAAACAACAAGAGCAGAAGCTGTAACGGTTTTGCTGAAAATGCTGGCACACAAGAGCAAGTAA
- a CDS encoding Lrp/AsnC family transcriptional regulator — protein MIHLDQVDYKILHLLHENARISMVEIGRIIGMTQPAVKERVRRLEEQGVITGYHAAISQAKLGKNTTAFVMFRTKKCSAFIEFCKQSPEVTDMYRISGEYNYMLKVVTETTEELVAFSERCGDFGYSYTLIALIAPFEQKMMFDGKRVD, from the coding sequence ATGATTCATCTGGATCAGGTAGACTACAAAATTTTACATCTTCTTCACGAAAATGCTCGCATTTCGATGGTGGAAATTGGGAGGATCATTGGGATGACGCAGCCTGCAGTAAAAGAGAGGGTAAGGAGGTTAGAAGAGCAAGGTGTGATTACGGGGTATCATGCTGCCATCTCTCAGGCGAAGCTAGGCAAGAACACGACTGCTTTCGTCATGTTCCGGACGAAGAAATGCTCCGCCTTTATTGAATTCTGCAAGCAATCGCCCGAGGTGACGGATATGTACCGGATCAGTGGAGAGTACAACTACATGCTGAAGGTGGTGACTGAAACTACCGAGGAACTAGTGGCTTTTTCGGAAAGATGCGGTGATTTCGGTTACTCCTATACCTTGATTGCGCTGATAGCTCCATTTGAGCAAAAAATGATGTTTGATGGCAAGCGTGTTGATTAG
- a CDS encoding MFS transporter: protein MTLLSYYKVIYLLALGEFMVGTTESIVTGIIGMIAKDTQVPLSLAGQLVTGFSLAFAFGSPLVIAFTASMERKKLLITVLLLFIAGNLLAFFSPNFSVLMASRILLGLSGGVYTVVALAVAANLAPPEKRGSSIGIILMGFSVSLVLGVPAGTIAGEMWGWRSVFAIIAALSIIPVLCISLYLPKLSGQKAIPLRTQLASLKNNRILTALLTSFLFVTGYSTVYTYITPLLQTTSGMSTAVVSTTLLLAGVASAVGSRIGGFATDKWGVRPTLYISLFLHAAILIILPFMAQLIFGAMITTMVWMCAVQMTVPAQQYYLITLSPQSSEIALSVNTSIFQLGLAAGAGVGGLILNHYSVAPLGWVGGASVFISLFLVWLSFSSEKTVTPTTVISK from the coding sequence GTGACGCTATTGTCTTACTATAAAGTGATTTACTTACTTGCCCTGGGGGAGTTCATGGTGGGCACTACCGAATCAATTGTCACCGGAATTATCGGTATGATTGCAAAGGACACGCAAGTCCCACTCTCACTCGCCGGGCAATTGGTAACCGGTTTTTCTTTAGCGTTTGCCTTCGGTTCACCGCTGGTAATCGCTTTTACGGCAAGTATGGAGCGAAAGAAACTACTTATCACAGTTCTTCTTCTCTTCATCGCTGGCAATCTGCTCGCATTTTTCAGTCCTAACTTTTCTGTTTTGATGGCTTCCCGAATCCTGCTCGGCTTAAGTGGAGGCGTCTATACCGTGGTAGCGCTTGCTGTCGCTGCTAACCTGGCTCCGCCCGAGAAAAGGGGGAGTTCGATTGGGATCATTCTCATGGGCTTTAGTGTCTCGCTAGTTCTAGGGGTACCTGCTGGAACTATAGCAGGCGAAATGTGGGGCTGGCGTTCTGTTTTCGCCATCATTGCGGCATTAAGTATCATCCCTGTTCTCTGCATTTCGCTGTACCTTCCCAAACTGTCAGGGCAGAAAGCCATCCCTTTGCGGACACAGCTTGCTTCTCTCAAAAACAATAGGATTCTTACAGCTTTGCTGACTTCGTTCCTTTTTGTGACGGGGTACTCAACAGTCTATACGTACATTACGCCGCTTTTGCAAACTACTTCCGGGATGTCGACAGCTGTTGTCAGCACGACGCTATTATTGGCCGGTGTAGCCAGTGCAGTAGGGTCACGTATAGGAGGATTTGCTACTGATAAATGGGGAGTACGACCTACGCTTTACATAAGCTTATTCCTCCATGCAGCAATTTTGATCATCCTCCCCTTCATGGCGCAGCTTATTTTTGGTGCCATGATTACGACGATGGTTTGGATGTGTGCCGTACAGATGACCGTGCCTGCCCAGCAATATTATCTGATTACCTTGTCACCTCAGTCGTCCGAAATTGCGCTAAGTGTCAATACTTCCATCTTCCAATTGGGATTGGCCGCAGGAGCAGGAGTGGGGGGCCTGATCTTGAATCATTATTCGGTTGCTCCTCTCGGTTGGGTTGGGGGAGCGTCGGTGTTTATAAGTCTTTTTCTCGTCTGGTTGTCCTTCTCATCAGAGAAAACTGTCACACCAACAACAGTCATATCAAAATAA
- a CDS encoding aldo/keto reductase → MRYRRLGKSGLEVSVLGLGTNAFGKRADQETSIKIIHHALDSGINFIDTANIYANSESERIIGQALDGKRYNVVLATKAGLVRGTGPNASGSSRFHLQQELEDSLRRLKTDYIDLYQIHTFDPYTPLEETLRTLDDMVRSGKVRYIGASNYVAWELMKALGISEWKGFARYISTQISYSLADRTPENELVPMCVDQGVGIIPYFPLAGGILTGKYHEKETVPVGSRANTDPNFNRFLDDRTITLGQNVSKLAAEHGYTSSAISLAWLMDRPAVSTVIVGATRIEQLEDNLKSVNMNLDSEVTKELDELSNPFRYGKPFAFYRLP, encoded by the coding sequence ATGAGATATCGTCGTCTCGGAAAAAGCGGACTTGAAGTATCGGTATTAGGATTGGGTACAAATGCATTTGGAAAACGAGCTGATCAAGAAACTTCAATCAAGATTATCCATCATGCCTTGGACAGTGGTATCAATTTCATTGATACGGCTAATATTTATGCTAACTCTGAATCAGAGAGAATTATTGGACAGGCTCTGGATGGAAAGCGATACAACGTTGTGTTAGCGACAAAGGCTGGATTAGTGAGAGGAACAGGGCCGAATGCGAGTGGTTCATCTCGCTTTCATCTTCAGCAGGAGTTAGAAGACAGTCTTAGACGTTTAAAAACGGATTATATCGACCTGTATCAAATTCACACATTTGACCCGTATACTCCACTTGAAGAAACGTTGCGTACTTTAGATGATATGGTTCGTTCAGGGAAGGTTCGTTATATTGGTGCATCTAACTATGTTGCATGGGAGTTAATGAAAGCATTAGGTATTAGTGAATGGAAAGGGTTTGCCAGGTATATTTCAACTCAAATTAGTTACTCTCTTGCGGATCGTACACCTGAAAATGAACTCGTTCCTATGTGTGTAGATCAAGGTGTCGGTATTATTCCGTATTTTCCACTAGCTGGAGGGATTCTAACCGGAAAGTATCATGAAAAAGAGACGGTACCTGTAGGTTCTAGAGCAAATACCGATCCTAACTTCAACAGATTTCTTGATGATAGAACCATTACACTTGGACAAAATGTAAGCAAGCTGGCCGCCGAACACGGTTATACTTCCAGTGCGATTTCGCTGGCATGGCTCATGGATAGACCCGCTGTCTCAACAGTTATCGTGGGTGCTACACGTATCGAACAACTGGAGGATAATTTGAAAAGCGTAAACATGAATCTCGATTCAGAAGTAACAAAAGAATTGGATGAACTCAGCAATCCATTTCGTTACGGTAAACCATTTGCTTTTTACCGTTTACCTTAA